A window of the Bombus huntii isolate Logan2020A chromosome 8, iyBomHunt1.1, whole genome shotgun sequence genome harbors these coding sequences:
- the LOC126868185 gene encoding WD repeat-containing protein 19 isoform X1, with protein sequence MSIDKVLYQLYQPHGTGTVFISWRPGNSTHLATTGYDSSVAIFDRQGELQERIQIAGLCTGFGWDSDGDLLAVISQSSSIITLWDATTGKRTQIDAGVRDGLTCMIWAKRACLLAVGTQKGNLVLYDHINAKRIPILGKHKKRITCGAWSYEGLLALVSEDKVLTISTSDGDTRREIPLQGDASDIQFNEMKMDHRVGGENTVSLIISKTTLFLYNILDPENPIELAFQKRYGPIVTYKWYGDGYILVGFQTGYFTAISTHIKEVGQELFQVKNHKDSLTDLAISQTIGKIATCGDNVIKIHSLQNLEETEKLITVSGETGINTVEWSMDGTMIATVTHSGNVLVYLIQIPKLSSVCGNRIALLTSLTEVTVHLYTLDKEKPEPIIINTIIEPSVLTIGPIHAAVGLNNRALFWDISGRDYNTTIHFERDYLATIDSIRLNETYASVLFDGKLQLHSIKMDQTLSKEGKDTKMFPGLGVSDFKITCHALSSNFLIYGSDMGHIIYFSLEVFNQCTEHIHDNGIKEIYLDTNGTQLCFIDNKFDAYMYNPVQETVLQIPDCLGCIEGVIWDQNILERNIFTVYNKTLITTYIFVKYFIEGTKIIKINTTKLPSETLPLLMYSGELTLSSTANKLMQITLSSHEDIGNIVEYTKMKEILENQILCRRYQQAWETCERINERDSWLKLGEIAIANLNIDFAIRIYRYLEDAAMVWALQTMETLDELPLLCGHACILLGNYNEAEQFFLQSSQPVQALYLRRDLMQWEQALNLAQKLKADEIPYIAREYAQQLEFTGNYPKALINYERGLVDSNNISNTTTHNPQHRNLCLAGIARMSIRCGDSRRGVNIAMDNESSRQLRKECAEILESMKQFNEAALLYEKAEYFDKAASAYIKLKNWQKVGQLLPQISSAKLNIQYAKAKEAEGKYEEAAKAYETAKDYENIIRINLEYLNNPARSVEVVQQTKSIEGAKMVAKYFQKMNDYNSAIKFLILSNCHEEAFQLANQHGKMELYGEILINTIDDSNARKEDFKSLAMHFESQKNNFLAGKYYFYAKEYQKALRHLLKAAQLVTDENEVLSLAIDTVASSKDDKLANQLIDFLLGGDGLPKDPKYLFRLYMARKQYKEAAKTAIIIANEEQINGNYRSAHDVLFGMYQELKKNKINIPSEMQNNLRLLHSYILVRLHVKKNDHLRGARMLIRVANNISKFPSHIVPILTSTVIECQRAGLKYAAFNYAAMLMRPEYRSQIDAKYSKKIEAIVRKPPKSKDNEIEEEPLTPCPYCKSKLTETEITCDKCKNTIPFCIATGRHIIEDDFTVCPQCDFPCIRSEFLRIIESENTCPMCSEKVDVNMISSTLNIRSYLDFQEGKSPVRT encoded by the exons ATGTCGATTGATAAG GTCCTTTATCAATTGTATCAACCCCATGGTACTGGTACTGTTTTCATTTCATGGCGCCCTGGTAATAGTACTCATCTAGCAACTACTGGTTATGATTCCTCAGTTGCTATTTTTGATAGACAAGGTGAATTACAAGAACGTATTCAAATTGCTGGTTTATGTACTGGTTTTGGATGGGATTCTGATGGAGATCTATTAGCTGTTATATCACAAAGTTCTTCTATTATCACGTTATGGGATGCAACAACTGGAAAAAGAACACAAATAGATGCTGGTGTAAGAGATGGATTAACATGTATGATATGGGCAAAAAGAGCTTGTTTATTAGCAGTAGGAACACAGAAAGGAAATTTAGTACTTTATGACCATATAAATGCCAA aCGAATACCAATTTTGGGAAAgcacaaaaaaaggataactTGTGGCGCTTGGTCTTATGAGGGACTTCTTGCGTTAGTCAGTGAAGATAAGGTTTTAACTATCAGTACAAGTGATGGGGATACAAGGCGCGAAATACCTCTTCAAGGTGATGCATCTGATATTCAGTTTAATGAGATGAAAATGGATCACAGAGTTGGGGGTGAAAATACA GTATCTCTTATTATTAGCAAAACCACTTTATTTCTATACAATATTTTGGATCCAGAGAATCCTATTGAATTAGCTTTTCAAAAACGCTATGGACCTATTGTTACTTATAAATG GTACGGGGATGGATATATTTTAGTTGGTTTTCAAACTGGATATTTTACTGCAATATCTACACATATTAAAGAAGTTGGCCAAGAATTATTTCAAGTTAAGAATCATAAAGATTCCTTGACTGACTTGGCCATAAGTCAAACAATAGGAAAAATCGCTACATGTGGGGATAATGTCATAAAAATACATAGTTTGCAAAATTTAGAAGaaactgaaaaattaattacagtAAGCGGTGAAACTGGAATTAATACAGTAGAATGGTCAATGGATGGTACAATGATAGCAACTGTGACACACAGTGGCAATGTTTTAGtctatttaatacaaattccTAAATTATCTAGCGTTTGTGGAAATAGGATTGCACTCCTTACCAGTTTAACAGAAGTTACAGTCCATCTGTATACGCTAGATAAA gaGAAACCAGAgccaataataattaatactatAATAGAACCGTCGGTATTAACAATAGGTCCAATACATGCAGCAGTAGGGTTGAATAACAGAGCATTGTTCTGGGATATATCCGGAAGGGATTACAATACTACAATACATTTTGAAAGAGATTATTTAGCAACAATAGATAGTATAAGATTGAATGAAACTTATGCATCTGTTTTATTTGATGGCAAATTACAGTTGCACTCG ATTAAAATGGATCAAACACTATCGAAAGAAGGGAAGGATACAAAAATGTTTCCAGGCTTAGGTGTTtcagattttaaaataacgtGCCATGCTCTTAGTAGCAACTTCTTAATCTATGGCAGTGAT ATGGGCCACATAATCTATTTTAGTTTAGAAGTCTTTAATCAATGTACTGAACATATACACGATAATGGCATAAAGGAAATCTATTTAGATACAAATGGAACACAATTATGTTTTATAGATAACAAGTTCGACGCTTATATGTATAATCCTGTGCAAGAAACTGTTTTACAAATTCCTGATTGTCTAGGTTGCATTGAAGGTGTAATTTGGGATCAAAATATTTTGGAACGTAATATATTTACTGTTTACAATAAAACTCTCATTACTACatacatatttgtaaaatacttTATCGAAG gtacaaaaattataaagatAAATACAACAAAGCTGCCATCTGAAACATTACCACTATTGATGTATTCTGGAGAATTGACATTAAGTTCAACAGCTAACAAATTAATGCAAATTACATTGTCTTCTCATGAAGATATAGGAAATATTGTGgaatatacaaaaatgaaagaaatattagaaaatcaGATTCTTTGCAGGAG ataTCAACAGGCATGGGAGACGTGTGAGAGAATTAATGAAAGAGACTCATGGTTAAAGTTAGGAGAAATTgcaattgcaaatttaaatattgattttG CAATTCGAATTTACCGCTACTTAGAAGATGCTGCGATGGTTTGGGCACTACAAACTATGGAAACCTTAGATGAATTACCATTATTATGTGGACATGCTTGTATTTTACTTGGTAATTATAATGAGGcagaacaattttttttacaatcaTCTCAACCAGTACAAGCTTTGTATTTAAGAAGAGACCTAATGCAATGGGAACAAGCATTAAATTTAGCCCAAAAATTGAAAGCTGATGAAATTCCTTATATTGCCAGAGAATATGCTCAACAGTTGGAATTTAC GGGTAATTATCCAAAAGCGTTAATAAATTATGAACGTGGATTGGTAGattcaaataatatatctAATACAACTACACATAATCCGCAACATCGAAATCTATGTCTTGCTGGAATTGCGAGAATGTCTATCAGATGTGGGGATAGTAGAAGAGGTGTAAACATAGCTATGGACAATGAAAGTTCAAGACAATTGCGAAAAGAATGTGCAGAAATATTAGAATCAATGAAG CAATTTAATGAAGCTGCATTACTATATGAAAAAGCTGAATATTTTGATAAAGCTGCTTCtgcatatataaaattaaaaaattggcaGAAAGTGGGGCAACTCCTACCACAAATCTCATCTGCCAAACTTAATATACAATATGCTAAAGCCAAAGAAGCTGAAGGCAAATATGAAGAAGCAGCAAAGGCATATGAAACTGCAAAAGATTATGAAAACATAATTAGGattaatttggaatatttaaacaatcctg CTCGAAGTGTTGAAGTAGTACAACAAACTAAAAGTATAGAAGGAGCTAAAATGGTcgcaaaatattttcaaaaaatgaATGATTATAATTCAGCAATTAAGttcttaattttatcaaattgtCACGAAGAAGCATTCCAATTAGCTAATCAACATGGAAAAATGGAATTATATGgagaaattctaataaatacGATTGATGACAGCAATGCGCGAAAAGAAGATTTTAAAAGCCTTGCGATGCATTTTGAATCTcagaaaaataactttttaGCTGGAAAATATTACTTCTATGCCAAGGAATATCAAAAAGCATTACGACATTTATTAAAAGCTGCACAATTAGTAACAGATGAAAATGAAGTCCTGTCATTAGCCATTGATACAGTTGCTTCTTCAAAAGATGACAAGTTAGCAAATCAgttaattgattttttattaggTGGTGATGGATTACCAAAG GATCCTAAATATCTGTTCAGATTATATATGGCTAGAAAACAGTACAAAGAAGCTGCAAAGACAGCAATTATAATTGCTAATGAAGAACAAATTAACG GAAATTATAGAAGCGCTCATGATGTTTTATTTGGCATGTAtcaagaattaaaaaagaataaaatcaaTATACCTTCAGAGATGCAAAACAATTTAAGACTTTTGCATTCATATATCCTTGTGAGACTTCATGTAAAAAAGAACGATCATTTACGTGGTGCTCGTATGTTAATAAGAGTAGCCAATAACATATCGAAATTTCCATCAC ATATTGTTCCGATTTTGACCTCCACTGTAATAGAATGTCAAAGAGCTGGATTAAAATATGCTGCTTTTAATTATGCTGCTATGTTGATGCGTCCGGAATACAGAAGCCAAATTGATGCTAAGTATAGTAAAAAAATTGAGGCAATTGTAAGAAAGCCACCAAAATCAAAAGATAATGAAATTGAAGAGGAACCTTTAACTCCATGTCCATATTGCAAGAGCAAACTTACAGAGACAGAGATTACTTGCGACAAGTGCAAAAATACAATACCTTTTTGTATAGCTACA GGCCGACATATCATTGAAGATGATTTCACGGTATGTCCACAATGTGATTTTCCTTGC
- the LOC126868185 gene encoding WD repeat-containing protein 19 isoform X2 gives MGIQGAKYLFKVSLIISKTTLFLYNILDPENPIELAFQKRYGPIVTYKWYGDGYILVGFQTGYFTAISTHIKEVGQELFQVKNHKDSLTDLAISQTIGKIATCGDNVIKIHSLQNLEETEKLITVSGETGINTVEWSMDGTMIATVTHSGNVLVYLIQIPKLSSVCGNRIALLTSLTEVTVHLYTLDKEKPEPIIINTIIEPSVLTIGPIHAAVGLNNRALFWDISGRDYNTTIHFERDYLATIDSIRLNETYASVLFDGKLQLHSIKMDQTLSKEGKDTKMFPGLGVSDFKITCHALSSNFLIYGSDMGHIIYFSLEVFNQCTEHIHDNGIKEIYLDTNGTQLCFIDNKFDAYMYNPVQETVLQIPDCLGCIEGVIWDQNILERNIFTVYNKTLITTYIFVKYFIEGTKIIKINTTKLPSETLPLLMYSGELTLSSTANKLMQITLSSHEDIGNIVEYTKMKEILENQILCRRYQQAWETCERINERDSWLKLGEIAIANLNIDFAIRIYRYLEDAAMVWALQTMETLDELPLLCGHACILLGNYNEAEQFFLQSSQPVQALYLRRDLMQWEQALNLAQKLKADEIPYIAREYAQQLEFTGNYPKALINYERGLVDSNNISNTTTHNPQHRNLCLAGIARMSIRCGDSRRGVNIAMDNESSRQLRKECAEILESMKQFNEAALLYEKAEYFDKAASAYIKLKNWQKVGQLLPQISSAKLNIQYAKAKEAEGKYEEAAKAYETAKDYENIIRINLEYLNNPARSVEVVQQTKSIEGAKMVAKYFQKMNDYNSAIKFLILSNCHEEAFQLANQHGKMELYGEILINTIDDSNARKEDFKSLAMHFESQKNNFLAGKYYFYAKEYQKALRHLLKAAQLVTDENEVLSLAIDTVASSKDDKLANQLIDFLLGGDGLPKDPKYLFRLYMARKQYKEAAKTAIIIANEEQINGNYRSAHDVLFGMYQELKKNKINIPSEMQNNLRLLHSYILVRLHVKKNDHLRGARMLIRVANNISKFPSHIVPILTSTVIECQRAGLKYAAFNYAAMLMRPEYRSQIDAKYSKKIEAIVRKPPKSKDNEIEEEPLTPCPYCKSKLTETEITCDKCKNTIPFCIATGRHIIEDDFTVCPQCDFPCIRSEFLRIIESENTCPMCSEKVDVNMISSTLNIRSYLDFQEGKSPVRT, from the exons ATGGGGATACAAGGCGCGAAATACCTCTTCAAG GTATCTCTTATTATTAGCAAAACCACTTTATTTCTATACAATATTTTGGATCCAGAGAATCCTATTGAATTAGCTTTTCAAAAACGCTATGGACCTATTGTTACTTATAAATG GTACGGGGATGGATATATTTTAGTTGGTTTTCAAACTGGATATTTTACTGCAATATCTACACATATTAAAGAAGTTGGCCAAGAATTATTTCAAGTTAAGAATCATAAAGATTCCTTGACTGACTTGGCCATAAGTCAAACAATAGGAAAAATCGCTACATGTGGGGATAATGTCATAAAAATACATAGTTTGCAAAATTTAGAAGaaactgaaaaattaattacagtAAGCGGTGAAACTGGAATTAATACAGTAGAATGGTCAATGGATGGTACAATGATAGCAACTGTGACACACAGTGGCAATGTTTTAGtctatttaatacaaattccTAAATTATCTAGCGTTTGTGGAAATAGGATTGCACTCCTTACCAGTTTAACAGAAGTTACAGTCCATCTGTATACGCTAGATAAA gaGAAACCAGAgccaataataattaatactatAATAGAACCGTCGGTATTAACAATAGGTCCAATACATGCAGCAGTAGGGTTGAATAACAGAGCATTGTTCTGGGATATATCCGGAAGGGATTACAATACTACAATACATTTTGAAAGAGATTATTTAGCAACAATAGATAGTATAAGATTGAATGAAACTTATGCATCTGTTTTATTTGATGGCAAATTACAGTTGCACTCG ATTAAAATGGATCAAACACTATCGAAAGAAGGGAAGGATACAAAAATGTTTCCAGGCTTAGGTGTTtcagattttaaaataacgtGCCATGCTCTTAGTAGCAACTTCTTAATCTATGGCAGTGAT ATGGGCCACATAATCTATTTTAGTTTAGAAGTCTTTAATCAATGTACTGAACATATACACGATAATGGCATAAAGGAAATCTATTTAGATACAAATGGAACACAATTATGTTTTATAGATAACAAGTTCGACGCTTATATGTATAATCCTGTGCAAGAAACTGTTTTACAAATTCCTGATTGTCTAGGTTGCATTGAAGGTGTAATTTGGGATCAAAATATTTTGGAACGTAATATATTTACTGTTTACAATAAAACTCTCATTACTACatacatatttgtaaaatacttTATCGAAG gtacaaaaattataaagatAAATACAACAAAGCTGCCATCTGAAACATTACCACTATTGATGTATTCTGGAGAATTGACATTAAGTTCAACAGCTAACAAATTAATGCAAATTACATTGTCTTCTCATGAAGATATAGGAAATATTGTGgaatatacaaaaatgaaagaaatattagaaaatcaGATTCTTTGCAGGAG ataTCAACAGGCATGGGAGACGTGTGAGAGAATTAATGAAAGAGACTCATGGTTAAAGTTAGGAGAAATTgcaattgcaaatttaaatattgattttG CAATTCGAATTTACCGCTACTTAGAAGATGCTGCGATGGTTTGGGCACTACAAACTATGGAAACCTTAGATGAATTACCATTATTATGTGGACATGCTTGTATTTTACTTGGTAATTATAATGAGGcagaacaattttttttacaatcaTCTCAACCAGTACAAGCTTTGTATTTAAGAAGAGACCTAATGCAATGGGAACAAGCATTAAATTTAGCCCAAAAATTGAAAGCTGATGAAATTCCTTATATTGCCAGAGAATATGCTCAACAGTTGGAATTTAC GGGTAATTATCCAAAAGCGTTAATAAATTATGAACGTGGATTGGTAGattcaaataatatatctAATACAACTACACATAATCCGCAACATCGAAATCTATGTCTTGCTGGAATTGCGAGAATGTCTATCAGATGTGGGGATAGTAGAAGAGGTGTAAACATAGCTATGGACAATGAAAGTTCAAGACAATTGCGAAAAGAATGTGCAGAAATATTAGAATCAATGAAG CAATTTAATGAAGCTGCATTACTATATGAAAAAGCTGAATATTTTGATAAAGCTGCTTCtgcatatataaaattaaaaaattggcaGAAAGTGGGGCAACTCCTACCACAAATCTCATCTGCCAAACTTAATATACAATATGCTAAAGCCAAAGAAGCTGAAGGCAAATATGAAGAAGCAGCAAAGGCATATGAAACTGCAAAAGATTATGAAAACATAATTAGGattaatttggaatatttaaacaatcctg CTCGAAGTGTTGAAGTAGTACAACAAACTAAAAGTATAGAAGGAGCTAAAATGGTcgcaaaatattttcaaaaaatgaATGATTATAATTCAGCAATTAAGttcttaattttatcaaattgtCACGAAGAAGCATTCCAATTAGCTAATCAACATGGAAAAATGGAATTATATGgagaaattctaataaatacGATTGATGACAGCAATGCGCGAAAAGAAGATTTTAAAAGCCTTGCGATGCATTTTGAATCTcagaaaaataactttttaGCTGGAAAATATTACTTCTATGCCAAGGAATATCAAAAAGCATTACGACATTTATTAAAAGCTGCACAATTAGTAACAGATGAAAATGAAGTCCTGTCATTAGCCATTGATACAGTTGCTTCTTCAAAAGATGACAAGTTAGCAAATCAgttaattgattttttattaggTGGTGATGGATTACCAAAG GATCCTAAATATCTGTTCAGATTATATATGGCTAGAAAACAGTACAAAGAAGCTGCAAAGACAGCAATTATAATTGCTAATGAAGAACAAATTAACG GAAATTATAGAAGCGCTCATGATGTTTTATTTGGCATGTAtcaagaattaaaaaagaataaaatcaaTATACCTTCAGAGATGCAAAACAATTTAAGACTTTTGCATTCATATATCCTTGTGAGACTTCATGTAAAAAAGAACGATCATTTACGTGGTGCTCGTATGTTAATAAGAGTAGCCAATAACATATCGAAATTTCCATCAC ATATTGTTCCGATTTTGACCTCCACTGTAATAGAATGTCAAAGAGCTGGATTAAAATATGCTGCTTTTAATTATGCTGCTATGTTGATGCGTCCGGAATACAGAAGCCAAATTGATGCTAAGTATAGTAAAAAAATTGAGGCAATTGTAAGAAAGCCACCAAAATCAAAAGATAATGAAATTGAAGAGGAACCTTTAACTCCATGTCCATATTGCAAGAGCAAACTTACAGAGACAGAGATTACTTGCGACAAGTGCAAAAATACAATACCTTTTTGTATAGCTACA GGCCGACATATCATTGAAGATGATTTCACGGTATGTCCACAATGTGATTTTCCTTGC